Below is a genomic region from Acidobacteriota bacterium.
CGGTTGGCCGGCCACCGTCACTTGCCGGTTCTCGTAGTGGATGGCCAACTCCCCCAACCGGAACGATTCGGACGATCCGTATCGCCGGCGCAGCGCCGCCCGAACTCTCGCGGACAGTTCCGTCGTGGAGAAGGGTTTGACGATGTAATCGGCGGCACCCATCTCCAAGGCCCTTGAGATCGTCTCGTCCCCCTTGTAGCCGGAGATGAAGATGACCGGCAGGTCCGCCATCTCGGGAACGTCCTGCATCAACTCGATCCCGTCCCGCCCCGGCAGCACGAGGTCGAGCACGACCAGCTCGGGCCGCTCCGTCCGGATCAAGCCCGGCACCTCCCGAGCGTCGCCGGTCACCACCGGCGAATAGCCGGCCGCCGAGAGCGCATCCCGAACGTAGCGCAGCGTCTGAGGATCGTCGTCGACGACCAGGATGCGGGTTCGCTCCCGGTCCGTGCGCGACGAGTAGGACGCACTTTTGTCGAAGCCCGTCGCGGCGCCGGCCCCCGCTTTCTCTGCGACCGGAATCGTGAAGGTGAACCGGGCGCCCAGACCGTCCCCCTCACTCTCGGCCCAGATGCGCCCGCCGTGGGCCTCCACCAGTCCCTTGCAGATGGCCAGACCCAGCCCGGACCCCCGAATCCCGCGATCGCCGTCCACACGCACATGCTTGCGGAACACATGCGGCAGCAGGTCCGCCGGCACCCCCCGGCCTTCGTCCGTGATCGAGACTGCCACGTGGACCTCCTCGTGCACGGCGGCGATCTGAATGGGAGCCGACTCGGGTGAGTACCGGGCCGCGTTGGCAAGGAGGTTGTTGATGACCTGCACGATCCGTTGCCGGTCGGCCATCACCCGTGGGAGATCGCGCGGCAGGTCAATGTGGACGGCGTGCCGGTCCCCGCCGCTGAGAAACGTGCTCCTGGCCTGCTCGACCATGCCGGCCAGGTCTTCCGACTCCGGGGAGACCGACAGCGTGCCCGTCGTGATGTGGCCCGCATCCAGCAGGTCGCTGATCACGCCGCGCATGTGATCGGCCTGCTCGTCGATGATGCGAATGATCTGGAGGATCTCGGCCAGGTTCGGCGTTGGCCGGGTACTTAACACCGTGGAGGTGGAGCCCTTGATCGAAATCAGCGGAAACCGCATCTCGTGGCTGACCATGCCCAGGAACTCGGCTCGCATCCGCTCCAGTTCCTCGATGGGCGCCATATCCTGCAAAGTGACGACCACGGATTCGACGGTGCCGTCCTCCCCGCGCACCGTCGTGGCGTTCACCAGCGTGGTGATGCTGCGGCCGTCGGGAACCTTGAGCACGATCTCCTCGGCACGCACCGTCGTGGCGCTGCTCATGATCTGTGCCAGGGGGAACTCCGTGAAGGCGATCTCCCGCCCGTCGGCCCGGCGGCAGGTCACGATCTCCGGAAGCTTCTCCATGGGGCGCCCCGGCATACTCAGGCCCCCGACAATGCGTTTCGCCTCCCGGTTGAGCGACACCACGTCCCCCGTCTTTGCGTCGAAGACCACGACACCTACGGGCGAGGTGTCGATCAGGGCTGCCAGGTCGGCCCGGGCCCGCCGCTCGTCCCGGTGCCTGCGGGCGTTGACGACCGCTGCCGCCGCCTGCGACGCGAACAACACCAAGACCTCTTCGTCCTCGCTCGTGAACTTCTCTCCGCCAGCCTTCGCCGCGAGATAAAATCCTCCGACGTCCACGCCCCGATGGCGCATCTGGGTCCCCAGCAAATTCGGCGACAGGATCACCGCCTGAGGAGAATAGCCGAGCGAGTCGATGTAGCCGGACAGGTCTTCCAGCCGCACCGGTCCCGGAAGTTGCTGCAGGTGTTCGACGAAATTCAGACCGTCCGTCCAGGCCAGCAACTGCTGATGCTGCTCCGGGGTGAATCCGAAGGTGGTGTAATCCTGCGGCTGCCCCGCCTCGTCGACGGTCATGATCGTGCCGTAGCGGGCCCCGGTCAGCGCGCAGGCGCTCTCAACGATCTCTTGCAGGACAGTGCTGACGTCGAGGCTCGCGGTGATCCGCAAGGTTGCCGCAATGGCGTCGTTGAGCGTGGAGATGCGGTCCCGCAGCACTTCGTTCTCTTGTCTTAGTTCGTCGTGACTCGGCATTTACCCCTCCTTGTCGAACCCTACTAAGAAACCCGGCTCAGAGTCCCCCGGCCTCGACTCGATCCCGGAGCCGGGTTGGAGACGCAACGGGCTCTGCGGGATAAGGATAGCAACTGAGCGCAAAATATCATAACAATATCAGTAGATACGCTCATATTGTCATTCTGTAATCACTTCTTGGTGATACCCTTCTGGTCTGCTGGCATCCAGTGTTGTGGAGATCATTCACGGTAAGGGGTCTTTCGCAGAGCACCCCTCATGCATTCCGGGCGGTAATCGCTCCCAAACGGGAGAGTCTGTCACTCCCTCTCCCGGAGCGATGTCGGGGGGCGGGTTTCTCTCTTGTTTCGTCCGCCCCTTTGATGATCACCGACTTGGGCCAGACTTCGATCCCACGAAGAGCGGGATGGAAAGACCGATGCAACCAAAGGGGGATGAGATACGAAGGTTCCAAATCGAACTGGCGAGACACATCTACGAGCCGAACAAGACTGAACTGGAGGAGGAGTTCGATCTGGACGTTCCCGGAGACACGGCCGTGGCGAAGGTCAGGCGGATGACCCATGCCAGGGTCCGCCCGGTCAATGCGCGTCTTAAATCAAAGCCGGAGAACCGATGGTGAGGGGTTCCAAGGGCCGGTGCCGGTCCGATGGTCGGGCGAATATCATCAGTTGCTGCAACTACGCGTACGTGTGCGCACCGGCCCCTGGAACCTTCGTATGTAAGCCCGATGAAGAGGCCCTGGAGGTTTCGGGTCTGGCTTTCTCCATAGTTGCTCAGTCCCAACACCAGACGCGGCAATTCACCACCCGATGCCCGCCACCACTGAGAAATGGCGATTGTTGCCTACTTGCTGGTCGCTCACACCTGGGCCACGTTGCTCCCATGGTGGCTCTGGGTCTGCTGGTCGATCCTGGATCGATCCTTCGAGTGGCGCTACCTCGTCGGCGGCGTATTGCCGTTGGCCCTCTGGGCCGGATACAGAACCATCTTCGGCCGAGTCGAACCCGCTTTGACGACGAGCAGCCTCCAAAGCGCCACCAGAATCGTGACCGTGGCAGTAAGTACATTCGAGCCAAGCCCAGGAACCAATGCAGGGATGCCCGTTAGAAGTCCATCTACCCCAGAGAGACGGAAAATGAGCAAGGACAACAGCGAGGGCACGCCGAACCGGATTTACAGCGGGACACTCTTGGCTCCGGTGTTCGTTGGCGCCAGCGATGACCCGTACCACCCGATCGAGCTTCGGATCGGTCTGCAAAGTCGGAATCGAATCGGATACAGGGCCGGATCGCCCAGGTGGGCGAAACTTTCACTCTCTCAGGCCCGAGCGCTAGCGTACTCACTCTTGGCGATAGGGGAGGAACTCGAGAAGGACGCTGAGTAAATGAAGTCCCTGACGGAAAAGGACGACGGAACCATCGGCCTTGCCCTGACGATCCCCATATCGCTCCCCTGGCGGCTTGCCTACAAGGTGATCGGCGTTGGGCGTACGGCCTGTTCTCAATTTAATGGATCTGGATGGCAAGTCATCGCACTTACATGGGTCAGCGTCAGTCGTGCAATTCCGAATCTCTTCCTGCGCCGGAGGGATGTCCGAGGGGGGCGGTTTCCGATCACGCCGCCCCCCCGGGTACTGAGTTGGGAAGAGAGGCTTGCCATGGAGGCACTTCAAGAGAGAATCGCAGTTGGAGTTGACAGATTCCGACGCGATCGATTTCCGAGTGATCGAGGTTCTTGGAGCACTGGCCCGGCGTTGGGTTCGGTGGTCTCTCTTTCCCCCCGTTGTGTAGTCAAGTCTAAAATTCCAGATAAAAAGGAGCGGCGTGTAAGGAATCCTGTGGCGGCGGAGTGGAACAGTCTCCTCCAGAAGCCTTCCCCGACCAATCACCAATACACGGGGCTCCGTCGCCGGAGCTGAAAGCATGGAGGCATTGCGCGAATTCATTGTCGGTGCCGTAACGTTCCTGCTCCTGGTGCTCATTGCCGCGGTCGTGATCGGGGGCATCATGCTTACCCTATGGGGAATCGTTACGTGGATCCGGCCGGTGCGCGAGGAAAGGAAGTTGGGTGATGAGTGAGTTCACCAGCTTCATTCACAGCACCATCGTATTCGTGAACATCTGGTGGCATGTTCTCTGGATCCTCTTTCTCCTGCTGCTGATTGCCGTTTCCCACCTGCTCATCATTCGACGTTGCCGGACCATCGACGGCCGAGTCAAGGAGTTGGTCCAGCACCAGAGGAATCTCGAAGCTTGGATGGAGTCTGTCCGGGACGCCCTTGTGGACGGACTCCGCAAGTAATAGCTCCCACATGGGGAAGGGGTTTCGTTCCCGTTTCCTTCTTCCCCGGAGCGATGTCGGAAGGTGGGGATTAGTCGAGGCCCCGCCCCCTCGACCAAATTGGAGTGAACCTCTGGCATCCATCTTCCATCTTGAATGAGTGGAAAGGAGAGAAACTGATGAAACCGTACATTCCAATCGTCGCCCTGGTCGTCTTGCTGGGAGTTGCCGCCGTCGCGGTCGCGGTCCATGAGAAAGAGATGGTCCAGCCGGAAGAAGCCGTTGTCGTCCTTGGGTCTGGCGAAGGCCCCTGGCGTCTGTTCGAGAGCGAACACGGCCTGTTTTTCTACAACCAGCAATCGGCACAAGTGTGGCGCTATCTCGATACCGAGGGGGCGTTCCTCACCGTCGAGATCGAAGAGGACGTGACGGCCTCCAGTGCGTCCAACCCAGGCAGCCCTGAGAAATAGCGGTTCCCGGCCCTCCGCCTTGTCCCTTCCGGGCAACCGTGGCAGTCAGAATCCCAGGGGACAGAGTCCCATCCATGCTCTCTCCCCTGGGAGCCGGGGACCTGCGCATTTTCCCCGGCTCCCGATGGATTCTCCATCTCCCTTTAAGCACCTTCGGAGCCACCCCGGCAAACAGCCACAACGAGGCACTCAGCCCGACGAGATGGCGAGATCCAGGATTCTCTCTATCGGGTCGTGATCTCGGTGGACCCCCCGGCAAGGTTTCGGGGAGTTTTCCGGTGTCGTCCAGGATCCGCCGCGATGCGCCGCCGGAGCGGGGAATTCTCCAAATGGGCGCAGTCCGTGTGGTCTGCGAACTCTGCACCATCAAGTTGATTTAATTCGCGTTTCCGTAAGCGATCCAGCTCACGCGGCTCGATTCCCACGGCGGCTCGGCGGCCCGCCCTGAAGCGGGTGGTCGAGCTGTAACCAGAGGCGGAAGGTCGCTCCTTCCAAGTCGTGTTTGACAGGTGAACGCACTTGGCCGTCGCAAGGGCTTATGGGGCTCGTTTCGGCAATGCGTGAAGGGGTCTCGCGCCGGTCCGGGAGTGTGAATGGGACACGCCGGGTGGATTCACAAAAGGCGGTCCCGACGATTCACAAATCCACTTTCCCCGATCTCTTTGCCTCTCATGCAGTTGCGGCCACATTCCCGGCTTCGCCGTGCCCGCACGGGGAGATCGGAGGTGGACGGGAGCGCCCCCCCCTTTTTCCTGCCCGGTGCGGGCGCGGGGGTGTTGCGCCATTCACATGTGCGCAGCACCCCCTGGGGGGGAGGTCGCTCCCGTCTCATTATCCCTAGCGGGAAGGCCACGAATGACACCGGTGACGGGCAAGATCGGACGCGTGAGCGCCCCCGGCATCCACGATCAACGGCTGGAGGCCCTCACGAAGCCGGCGGTGGAGAGGCTCCGCATTCGCCGCGCCTTCCGCTGTCCGGACTGCGGCGAATCGACGAAGGGGCGGCGGGTGATCCGGTTCCCCTTTCTCGTCTCCGACCGGTCCTCCCGGAAAAGTCCACTTCCGACTCCAGATTGACTTCTCACTTGCGGAGCCTGAACCGAACCTTGACATCCCGAACCGATGCCCAATATAAGACAACGGCTGGCACCTCAGGGGGCATTTCCAAGCTGTGATCAAACAAGACATTGTGTCACGCGTCTCCGAAAAGGTGGGCTTGACCAAGGTGAGGTCCGAAGAGGCCATCGATACCGTGCTGGAGGTGTTGAAGCGCGCCCTGAAGCATGGGGAACGCATTGAGTTGCGGGGTTTTGGAGTCTTGCTGGTCAAGCCGCGCAAGAGTGGCATCGGCCGCAACCCCAGGACGGGAGCCGTGGTCCCCATTCGTCCCGGCAAGACCGTTCGCTTCAAACCCGGGAAAGAAATCCGCCCCGGCTGACCGCCCTGCCTCCGGACGAGTCCTCCGTCAGTGACGGAACGTCCTCCCCAAGACAAGAACCGGCCGGCTCCGGTGCCGGAAAAGCCCCGTTTCAAGCTGGCCTTGCCCGACAGGGCGGATTTCCTCGTATGGCCGAACTTCCTTCTCGGAATCCCCTATGCGATCAGCGTCCCGGCGATTCTCCTGCCTCACGAATTAGGATAGACGCCAAGCCCTCTCGACGACCTCTTGCAGTACGGTTCGGACGGCGATGCTCACGCTGACCCACAGGATGGCGGCGCTGAGCCTGGAAATGCGATCCCGTAGCGCCTCGTTCTCGCGCCTCAGTTCGCCGGGCCTCGGCATTCGCCTCTCCCTGTCGGATCCCACTACAAAACCCGGCTCAATGTACCCATGCACTGACACGATCCCAGAGCCGGGTTTGGAGCAATCGGACGCTACGGGCCAATGAGAGCGCCTTCGGACAAAGTATCATAGAAATGTCAGATAATAGCCCCATATTATCAGTCTATAATCAGTTCTACTATATGCATTCCCGCCTTCTTCACGATAAACTTTAACGTTATCGGGTCATCCAGTGCCGTGAAGATCATTCATTGCAATGCGTCGTCCAAGACAATTCTTCGGAAACCGGTTGGAGCAGAGAGAGCGATCCCCCCTAAGTCCGTGCAGTAGGGAGCTGTTTCCGTCGGTCCGGCCGCGACGGCGGAGTCAGACAAGCCTTCCCAACATTCAGCATCGAACCTCTACTGCAACAGGAGCCGAATGAACGTTGTTAAACAGGTGACCTATGCGTTGCTGATTCTGGCGACGATCGGCGTCGGCATGGGATTCCAGAGATCCGGTCCGATGTCGTCTTCCGCTCAGGAGGGAGACCGGACCTGGTCCAAGCACCGGGCCTACGAACAGCAGCGCAGCCGGGCGCACCGGCGCATGAAAAACACCATGTATGCGTCCACGCCGGATCGCGTGGACGTGACCGTCATGTGTCCTGCCCTGAGGGATGGCCGACGGGGGCCGCCGATTACCCTGGACTGGCGCGGGGCCTTCCTGATGTCCGATGCCACGAGGTATTCCGCCAAGTCCGATGAGGTGGAATCGGCGCTGGACTTTTTCCTGAACAACATCTCCGGCCCCATCGTGCAGGCGAAGTGTATCAACTGCCATGTGGAAGGCGGGGTGTCCGGACACACGCGGCTGGTGTTCCAGTCCTCTTCGAACCCCGATCATGGGACCCTCAATCTGGCTACGATCCGGAACCTCCTGTCCTCAGTAGAGGACGGAGCCGAGTTGATCCTGAACAAGATCCAGGGCGTGGGCCACGGCGGGGGCGTGCAGGTAGCCGCCGGGACCGCTGACTTCGCCAACATGGAGCGCCTACTGGAGCTTCTGGGATACGGCGACGGTTCGAGTCCCGACGTGACGCCGGAGACGTTGTTCGACACCGTCACCATGGCGTCGCTGGGGAGGACTCTCCGCCGGGCGGCACTGATCTTCGGCGGGAAGATCCCGACCCGGGAGGAACGCGAGGCCGTCGACAACGGCACGGAGGAAGAGTTGAGGGCTGCGATCCGTGGGCTGATGACGGGACGGGGATTCCACGAGTTCCTGATCCGGGCGAGTAACGATCGGTTGTTGACAGATAGGCACCTCAGTAATCAACCGCCCATTGCTGTGAGGTTTTCTAATTTCGTCGACTTGGTCAATTTGCATTGGAAGAAATCCCTGGAGGCGTTCGAGAAAGGATACGAAGACCGTTGGGACGATCCAGAGTATGGAAAGTGGATAGACAGGATCTACTTCGGAGCCGCACGCGCCCCCTTGGAACTGATCGCGCACGTAGTGGAAAACGATCTTCCGTATACCGAGATCTTGATGGCCGACTACATCATGGCGAATCCGATGGTGTCCGAGGGCTATGGCGCGTCGATACAATTCGACGATACCGAAGATCCGCTGGAGTTCAAACCTTCAGAAATTGTCAGCTACTACCGGGACGACGAGTCCAAGGTTATAGAGAGCAGGACAGACATCGGAGATCATGTGCTCGATCCCGGCAATCTGAGTACGGACTACCCCCACGCGGGGATTCTCAATACGACCGTGTTCCTGCGGCGGTACCCCACGACTCCCACCAACCGTAACCGCGCCCGGTCGCGTTGGACCTACTATCACTTCCTCGGGCTGGATATCGAGAAGTCGGCCTCGCGTACGACCGACCCCGTTGCGCTCGCCGACACCGACAACCCGACCATGAAGAATCCCGCCTGTACGGTCTGCCATCGCGTCATGGATCCGGTGGCCGGGACCTTTCAGAACTACGGAGAAGACGGGGAATATCGAGATGAATGGGGAGGGCTGGACTCCCTGGACAAATTCTACAAGGACCCGCCGGACGGTAGTTACACGCCCTATCAATATGGCGATTCCTGGTACCGAGACATGCGCGAGCCGGGGTTTGCCGGGGAGGTTGCGCCCAACTCGGAAAACAGCCTTCAGTGGTTGGCCGAGCGGATCGTCGCCGACGACCGGTTTGCCGAAGCGACGGTGAAGTTCTGGTGGCCGGCGATCCTGGGCGTCGAAGTCGCGGAGCCCCCGGAGGACAGGAATGACAATGACTTCGAGGCGATGCTGGTCGCCTCCAACGCCCAATCCGCAGAGGTGCAGCGACTCGCGGAGGCGTTCCGAACGGGCATTGCGGGTGGGAAGCCCTACAACCTGAAGGACCTACTGGTAGAGATCGTGCTCTCTCCCTGGTTCCGCGCCGAGTCGATCAAGGACGATGATCCGATGCGGATGGCGGCACTTCGAAACGCTGGTGCCGAAAGACTGCTCACGCCGGAAGAGCTGGCTTGGAAGACTCAAATGCTCACCGGGTACGGTTGGGGACGATATATCAATTCTCCGGGTTTCGAAAAAACTACTCTGACTGGAGACCGCAACGAATATGGTTTGCTTTATGGCGGGATCGACTCGGATGCCGTTACCGAACGGACGGATGACGTCACGGCAGTAATGGCAGCGGTCGCACAGGTCCACGCCGCGGAAGTCAGTTGTCCCATCGTGAAACGCGAGTTCCGTCTCTTGCCGGACGACAAGCGGCGGCTCTTCAGCGGGATCGAAGAGCAGGTGTCTCCAGTTTCAGAGTTCTCCGGGACAGCCGTCATCGAGGCCGATTCGTGGAAGGAGCGGGAGACGAATTCATGGTCCGGTTTCCTGACCGTCGGGGACAAAAACCTGCGCCTCAGGTATCCGAACAATTATTGGGATCCCGAAACCGAACTCACCCGAGACTTGATTCTTGATGTAGCGATTGTTCGCGATCAGGCGGGTACGATTGTCTCACAGGTCGAATTTGAGACTCTGCCCGAGGTCATCCTTTGGGACACGCCGAGAGACGAGCGGGAATCCGGGTGCGAAGTGTATCACTACTACAACGAGGGGAAACGGCGGCCTGATGGGTATCGCGTCAACTGGTGCGACGGTTGGCTGGATATTCCCATTTCGATTCCTACGGATGGAAGTTACGAGATCGAAGTCGTTGCATTTCAGAGTCCGAAGGTGCCCGGTGAAGAAGACGCCAAGCTGGAGATGGTGGTCGAATCGGATTTCGAATCCTCGCAGGGTGCCAGGGCGATCCGCAACAAGCTGGTCGAACTGCACGAGAAACTCCTCGGAGTAGCGGTGACCACTGACTCGCCCGACGTGGACGCGGCGTTCCAGTTGTTCGTTGAAGTGTGGGCACGCGAGCGGGAATACGGGTCCGAAGATTGGGGCCTCCTCGTCGGTGAGTGCGAGGACGTCGCACCCGACAAGGTGTGCTATCCCACGTGCAGTAATACGGGACACATTGCAAATGGAGACATATTCTATTTTGAAGGAATCGTGGACGATGACCTCACTCAATACAACGAATGGGGCGAGTTGACCCTCAACGAGGATCGAGTCGAAGAAATACTCGATGACGCCGAGTTTCACGGAGAGAGTCCTGCGAGCCAAGCTTGGAGCGCAGTGCTGGCCTATTTTCTGACGGATTACCGGTACCTCTATCACTAAGGACCTGCTCGATCCACCATGTTCGTTGACCCCGGGGGAGAGGAATGAAACGACGCACTTTTGTCAAGAGGCTTTTGGCTGGCGCTGCCGGCACCGTTTCGGGATTCCAGTTGCCCTTCGCCAATGCTGCTGCCTACGACGGCAAGTTGTTCGTCTTCGTTCAGGCGGACGGTGGATGGGACCCGACGAGTTTTTGCGATCCGAAGGCGAATACGCCCGGGGAAAAGGTCATCAACCACTGGGCCGAGAACGGAGAGATCCGGCAAGTAGGCAATCTCTTCTACGCCGATTTCGCCAACAATTCGAGGTTCTTCGAGAAGTACTACGACCGGATGCTGATCATCAACGGCGTGGATGCACAGACGAATTCCCACACGGTTGGAATCGTCCACAACTGGAGTGGTCGATCCTCGGAAGGATATCCTAGCCTGACGGCACTGCTCGCCGCTCATCACGGGCCGGGCCTTTCGCTCTCCTATCTGAGTTTTGGAGGATTCGGTTTTACGGCCGGACTCACGCCGTTCACGCGCTTGTCTCGGGCGAAGTTGATCCCCAATATCGCTAACCCGGCGCACGGCGTCGCGGGGGAACGATACTTGCCGGTGCATTTCTTGCTGGAGAACTGGGGAACCATCAAGAGGTTCCGGGACGCCAACATCGCGCGGGTCGCCGCAACGCCGCACCTTTTGCCCCGAGCCGCCCGCAATCGCAGACTGTATCGAGCAGCTCTCTCGCCCGAAGCGACCGACGGGTTGAAAGCGTATGCCGCCCTCATTCCACCGAACGATGAGTTGGAGCAACCGGAGAAGTTCTCAAGCGGAGTCAACACCCACGAGAGCGAGCTGCGGCGTCAAGCGCAACTCGCG
It encodes:
- a CDS encoding ATP-binding protein, yielding MPSHDELRQENEVLRDRISTLNDAIAATLRITASLDVSTVLQEIVESACALTGARYGTIMTVDEAGQPQDYTTFGFTPEQHQQLLAWTDGLNFVEHLQQLPGPVRLEDLSGYIDSLGYSPQAVILSPNLLGTQMRHRGVDVGGFYLAAKAGGEKFTSEDEEVLVLFASQAAAAVVNARRHRDERRARADLAALIDTSPVGVVVFDAKTGDVVSLNREAKRIVGGLSMPGRPMEKLPEIVTCRRADGREIAFTEFPLAQIMSSATTVRAEEIVLKVPDGRSITTLVNATTVRGEDGTVESVVVTLQDMAPIEELERMRAEFLGMVSHEMRFPLISIKGSTSTVLSTRPTPNLAEILQIIRIIDEQADHMRGVISDLLDAGHITTGTLSVSPESEDLAGMVEQARSTFLSGGDRHAVHIDLPRDLPRVMADRQRIVQVINNLLANAARYSPESAPIQIAAVHEEVHVAVSITDEGRGVPADLLPHVFRKHVRVDGDRGIRGSGLGLAICKGLVEAHGGRIWAESEGDGLGARFTFTIPVAEKAGAGAATGFDKSASYSSRTDRERTRILVVDDDPQTLRYVRDALSAAGYSPVVTGDAREVPGLIRTERPELVVLDLVLPGRDGIELMQDVPEMADLPVIFISGYKGDETISRALEMGAADYIVKPFSTTELSARVRAALRRRYGSSESFRLGELAIHYENRQVTVAGQPVRLTATEYELLRVLSVNAGRILTYDSLLRQVWTTQETTDRRVVHALVKRLRGKLGDDASKPDYIMTERRVGYRMPKQTNQ
- a CDS encoding integration host factor subunit beta, giving the protein MIKQDIVSRVSEKVGLTKVRSEEAIDTVLEVLKRALKHGERIELRGFGVLLVKPRKSGIGRNPRTGAVVPIRPGKTVRFKPGKEIRPG
- a CDS encoding DUF1588 domain-containing protein, whose product is MNVVKQVTYALLILATIGVGMGFQRSGPMSSSAQEGDRTWSKHRAYEQQRSRAHRRMKNTMYASTPDRVDVTVMCPALRDGRRGPPITLDWRGAFLMSDATRYSAKSDEVESALDFFLNNISGPIVQAKCINCHVEGGVSGHTRLVFQSSSNPDHGTLNLATIRNLLSSVEDGAELILNKIQGVGHGGGVQVAAGTADFANMERLLELLGYGDGSSPDVTPETLFDTVTMASLGRTLRRAALIFGGKIPTREEREAVDNGTEEELRAAIRGLMTGRGFHEFLIRASNDRLLTDRHLSNQPPIAVRFSNFVDLVNLHWKKSLEAFEKGYEDRWDDPEYGKWIDRIYFGAARAPLELIAHVVENDLPYTEILMADYIMANPMVSEGYGASIQFDDTEDPLEFKPSEIVSYYRDDESKVIESRTDIGDHVLDPGNLSTDYPHAGILNTTVFLRRYPTTPTNRNRARSRWTYYHFLGLDIEKSASRTTDPVALADTDNPTMKNPACTVCHRVMDPVAGTFQNYGEDGEYRDEWGGLDSLDKFYKDPPDGSYTPYQYGDSWYRDMREPGFAGEVAPNSENSLQWLAERIVADDRFAEATVKFWWPAILGVEVAEPPEDRNDNDFEAMLVASNAQSAEVQRLAEAFRTGIAGGKPYNLKDLLVEIVLSPWFRAESIKDDDPMRMAALRNAGAERLLTPEELAWKTQMLTGYGWGRYINSPGFEKTTLTGDRNEYGLLYGGIDSDAVTERTDDVTAVMAAVAQVHAAEVSCPIVKREFRLLPDDKRRLFSGIEEQVSPVSEFSGTAVIEADSWKERETNSWSGFLTVGDKNLRLRYPNNYWDPETELTRDLILDVAIVRDQAGTIVSQVEFETLPEVILWDTPRDERESGCEVYHYYNEGKRRPDGYRVNWCDGWLDIPISIPTDGSYEIEVVAFQSPKVPGEEDAKLEMVVESDFESSQGARAIRNKLVELHEKLLGVAVTTDSPDVDAAFQLFVEVWAREREYGSEDWGLLVGECEDVAPDKVCYPTCSNTGHIANGDIFYFEGIVDDDLTQYNEWGELTLNEDRVEEILDDAEFHGESPASQAWSAVLAYFLTDYRYLYH
- a CDS encoding DUF1501 domain-containing protein translates to MKRRTFVKRLLAGAAGTVSGFQLPFANAAAYDGKLFVFVQADGGWDPTSFCDPKANTPGEKVINHWAENGEIRQVGNLFYADFANNSRFFEKYYDRMLIINGVDAQTNSHTVGIVHNWSGRSSEGYPSLTALLAAHHGPGLSLSYLSFGGFGFTAGLTPFTRLSRAKLIPNIANPAHGVAGERYLPVHFLLENWGTIKRFRDANIARVAATPHLLPRAARNRRLYRAALSPEATDGLKAYAALIPPNDELEQPEKFSSGVNTHESELRRQAQLAILAFKAKVAVSADLFLGGFDTHANHDPEHNWLLGNLTDSVDFLWEYAETHGVADRLVVVLGSDFGRTNHYNVDEGKDHWPIGSVIVMEKNQSWTNRVIGETDALHFAHRINPRTLQRDDANGTIVYPKHVHKALRRYLGVEDSLGAQRFPFHNTEDFAFFD